One Curtobacterium sp. BH-2-1-1 genomic region harbors:
- a CDS encoding thioredoxin domain-containing protein: MTDNRLGSAVSPYLRQHADNPVDWREWGPEAFAEARERDVPVLVSVGYATCHWCHVMARESFSDPGIGELLRQDFVAVKVDREERPDVDASLMASASAFTQQLGWPLTTFLTPDGHVFFAGTYFPPSPVGQVPAFRQILAAVLDAWTERRHEVDANASAIAAAIRQGAEADRTARGGADGGGDEPRLPSVDDVRAVVDQLARAEDTTHGGFGGAPKFPSAPLLEFLSDVAADGDARASALLERSLHAIRASELTDADGGVFRYATKRDWSVPHYERMLYDNAGLLAVAGAEQARGIADFLRDTLRRADGVFVAAQDSESTIDGRRVEGEWYRLPLDERGRLDPPPLDDQVLTGWNGLAIRGLAIAGARHGDAEMIELARGAADAIVAGHLTDGHVSVRSSTPRGASTAAPTIEDVGLLAEGLLELALVTGERPHADVARTLVDDGLAGRFDTDPVLAAAGTATGEQPQTAMRSGTVALAAAAATLAALTGNESYRAAALSLVADRAVTGTERPLGHADALGVALALQRPSREVVVVASDPDDPIRAAARGARRQGTVVATVTPAQAADWSAAGFTLFESRDGLDPAGYVCHDRVCALPARSVDELTAQLSA; this comes from the coding sequence ATGACGGACAACCGCCTCGGATCCGCCGTCAGCCCGTACCTCCGCCAGCACGCCGACAACCCGGTGGACTGGCGTGAGTGGGGCCCGGAAGCCTTCGCCGAGGCCCGCGAGCGCGACGTCCCCGTGCTCGTGTCGGTCGGCTACGCCACGTGCCACTGGTGCCACGTCATGGCGCGCGAGAGCTTCTCCGACCCGGGCATCGGCGAGCTGCTCCGCCAGGACTTCGTCGCGGTGAAGGTCGACCGCGAAGAACGGCCGGACGTGGACGCCAGCCTGATGGCCTCGGCGAGTGCCTTCACGCAGCAGCTCGGCTGGCCCCTGACGACGTTCCTCACACCGGACGGGCACGTGTTCTTCGCGGGGACGTACTTCCCGCCGTCGCCCGTCGGGCAGGTGCCGGCGTTCCGGCAGATCCTGGCGGCGGTGCTCGACGCGTGGACCGAGCGCCGGCACGAGGTGGACGCGAACGCGAGTGCGATCGCCGCGGCGATCCGGCAGGGTGCCGAGGCGGACCGGACCGCCCGCGGTGGCGCGGACGGTGGCGGGGACGAGCCGCGCCTCCCGAGCGTCGACGACGTCCGAGCCGTCGTCGACCAACTGGCACGAGCCGAGGACACCACGCACGGCGGTTTCGGCGGTGCCCCCAAGTTCCCGAGCGCGCCGCTCCTCGAGTTCCTGTCGGACGTCGCCGCCGACGGCGACGCTCGGGCGTCCGCACTGCTCGAACGTTCCCTGCACGCGATCCGCGCGAGCGAGCTGACCGACGCCGACGGCGGGGTCTTCCGGTACGCGACCAAGCGCGACTGGTCGGTGCCGCACTACGAGCGGATGCTCTACGACAACGCGGGACTGCTCGCGGTGGCCGGGGCGGAGCAGGCCCGGGGCATCGCCGACTTCCTGCGGGACACGCTCCGGCGTGCGGACGGCGTGTTCGTCGCGGCGCAGGACAGCGAGTCCACCATCGACGGCCGGCGGGTCGAGGGCGAGTGGTACCGACTCCCGCTCGACGAGCGTGGGCGGCTCGATCCTCCGCCGCTCGACGACCAAGTGCTCACCGGGTGGAACGGCCTGGCGATCCGGGGGCTCGCCATCGCCGGGGCCCGCCACGGCGACGCCGAGATGATCGAGCTCGCACGGGGTGCGGCCGACGCGATCGTCGCCGGGCACCTCACGGACGGACACGTGTCGGTGCGGTCGAGCACTCCGCGAGGCGCGTCGACGGCGGCGCCCACCATCGAGGACGTGGGACTCCTCGCCGAAGGGCTCCTCGAACTCGCCCTCGTCACCGGGGAGCGCCCCCACGCCGACGTCGCGCGCACGCTGGTCGACGACGGCCTGGCCGGGCGGTTCGACACCGACCCGGTGCTCGCGGCAGCCGGCACCGCCACGGGCGAGCAGCCGCAGACCGCCATGCGCTCCGGCACGGTCGCACTCGCCGCGGCCGCCGCGACGCTCGCCGCGCTGACCGGCAACGAGTCGTACCGGGCGGCGGCGCTGTCGCTCGTGGCCGACCGGGCCGTCACCGGGACGGAGCGGCCGCTCGGGCACGCCGATGCCCTCGGGGTTGCGCTCGCGCTGCAGCGTCCCTCGCGCGAGGTCGTCGTGGTCGCGTCGGACCCGGACGACCCGATCCGTGCGGCGGCCCGCGGCGCTCGGCGTCAGGGGACCGTCGTCGCCACGGTGACCCCGGCGCAGGCGGCCGACTGGTCGGCCGCGGGCTTCACGCTCTTCGAGTCCCGTGACGGGCTCGACCCCGCCGGGTACGTCTGCCACGACCGCGTGTGCGCCCTGCCCGCGCGGTCGGTCGACGAGCTGACGGCACAGCTCAGCGCGTGA
- a CDS encoding ATPase, translating to MPRTEVLFIGGRSGVGKSTAAEALHDLLVAADVQHAVIEGDFLDLAHPAPHVEHPEARLAERNLAAMWARYRELGHHRLVYTNTVSVLEQDALAEAMGDDPVVTAVLLRAGDTTTADRLRRRSGGHLPEAQLAHSTRTARRLDSTVRRDVTRVDTDSRSPVDVAAQLASLVGWVGLRLPVDTADPSTDRD from the coding sequence GTGCCCCGCACCGAGGTCCTCTTCATCGGGGGCAGGTCCGGCGTGGGGAAGTCGACCGCAGCAGAGGCACTGCACGACCTGCTCGTCGCCGCCGACGTGCAGCACGCCGTCATCGAGGGCGACTTCCTCGACCTCGCCCACCCCGCGCCGCACGTCGAGCACCCGGAGGCCCGCCTCGCCGAACGGAACCTCGCCGCGATGTGGGCCCGGTACCGCGAACTCGGCCACCACCGGCTCGTGTACACGAACACCGTGTCGGTGCTGGAGCAGGACGCGTTGGCCGAGGCGATGGGCGACGACCCCGTCGTGACCGCCGTGCTGCTCCGCGCCGGCGACACGACGACCGCCGACCGGCTGCGCCGTCGATCCGGTGGGCACCTCCCCGAGGCGCAGCTGGCGCACAGCACGCGGACGGCCAGGAGGCTCGACTCGACTGTCCGACGCGACGTCACCCGGGTGGACACCGACTCCCGGTCGCCGGTCGACGTGGCCGCGCAGCTCGCGTCGCTCGTGGGCTGGGTCGGTCTGCGGCTCCCTGTGGACACCGCGGATCCGTCCACAGATCGCGACTGA